From one Rhopalosiphum padi isolate XX-2018 chromosome 2, ASM2088224v1, whole genome shotgun sequence genomic stretch:
- the LOC132919488 gene encoding C2 domain-containing protein 5 isoform X5: protein MPGKVKVRVLAGRNLPVMDRSSDTTDAYVEVKLGSTTYKTDVCRKSLNPQWNSDWYKFELDDIELQDEPLQIRIMDHDTYSANDAIGKVYFNLNPLLLPQPTVVQLSGQQILADTLISNQSQTTGGSVVSGWFPVFDTMHGIRGEVHIIIKVELFSDFNRFRQSSCGIQFFYSGAGITAHTEWVHGFVEELVVEDDPEYQWLDKIRTPRATNEARQTIFLKLSNEVQRRIGLKVLELGANAVIGYNQYFDLEGESGIVVRGIGTAVTLVRHLTLPSVNLNLQPTIDENIETAESPSKVTHLPMHRRSSDSEINNAPKGNSLAGSGSSTVSSHRSHGHTMFHRSILSKDTLDAMEYPFLTMTKYPPGFIVHLGGMVNAKSVKLLERMSNMEEPESRDSWWSELRLEMRSHARALSCNVILGYSEHTSICDDVCVLSAMGTAAVVNLMPSVNPGGYFSGIYPNVPLADIPEPLISSTYSCNSRTHKHSSSNSHEKLDSLPCSICHIPYNEHSVPFSMNMKYCSTCKRNKVPHILLSSLEPMERLTIRGTGTLLQTFVCRNKRELKGEMNAKEISDGLPFLEYELHSQLLNKLRVKGMNAIFGLKIQVCLGERVVSLHATGTAMYITCLPEPPLPLVKAGKSWAHPDQQQVLRAQKLLNDAVVNNRQHYHLIQKEDESENISSNSTGKTTLPDINLSYGNRDTCILEMDDAEDLDVVSQLLEPTPPGSFLLSNTDVLPGTGSEVFPMEPVCNLQMFTQVWRSKAHYTNGNFDKQLQRMLQGLFFKLRRMTPCGLGKLSFKIDIPEPDELQISIVGMALGLGESDKTTAKQILKRRQLPLKDFEQKTEELIFKLEEDVSLGHGEKKVRKFERAPRPNRLSTHAAPKDRYGVDITPMTYIPGAKIERYLGNLNFFFIRESTCIRESGGLSGFVHCFVAEVMAIVRAHVTALGGNAMVAYFMNECILLNNPHKNQGQCLLNVGGDVVEVSYFNED, encoded by the exons AGGAAAAGTGAAAGTACGTGTATTGGCTGGCCGAAATTTACCAGTCATGGATCGGTCAAGTGATACTACTGATGCTTATGTTGAAGTTAAGCTTGGAAGCACAACATACAAGACTGATGTTTGTAGGAAGTCATTAAATCCTCAATGGAATTCTGACTGGTATAAATTTGAA TTAGATGATATAGAACTTCAAGATGAGCCTCTTCAAATTAGAATTATGGATCATGATACATATTCAGCTAATGATGCTATTGGAAaagtatactttaatttaaatccattactTTTGCCACAGCCAACAGTAGTTCAATTATCAGGTCAACAAATTTTAGCAGATACTTTGATTTCAAACCAGAGTCAGACTACAG gAGGTTCTGTGGTATCTGGATGGTTTCCTGTTTTTGATACAATGCATGGTATTCGAGGTGAAgtacatatcattataaaagtAGAACTATTTTCAGACTTTAATAGATTTCGTCAATCTTCATGtggaattcaatttttttact ctgGAGCAGGAATAACAGCACATACAGAATGGGTGCATGGCTTTGTTGAAGAATTAGTGGTTGAAGATGATCCTGAATATCAGTGGCTTGATAAAATTCGTACACCTCGTGCTACTAATGAAGCACGACAAACCATATTCCTAAAGCTTTCTAATGAAGTACAGAGACGTATAGGCTTAAAGGTTTTAGAACTTGGAGCAAATGCTGTCATTGG atacaatcaatattttgatttggaAGGAGAATCTGGAATTGTTGTTCGTGGTATTGGAACTGCAGTTACATTAGTGCGACATTTGACATTACCatcagtaaatttaaatttacagccAACAATTGACGa GAACATTGAAACAGCCGAGTCACCTAGCAAAGTCACACACCTTCCAATGCATCGAAGGTCATCAGACTCAGAAATCAATAATGCACCAAAAG gtaaCAGTTTGGCGGGAAGTGGAAGTTCAACTGTTAGTTCACATCGATCACATGGACATACAATGTTTCATCGCTCAATTTTAAGCAAAGATACTTTGGATGCAATGGAATATCCATTTCTTACAATGACCAAATATCCTCCTGGTTTTATTGTTCATTTAG gtgGTATGGTAAATGCCAAATCGGTTAAACTACTTGAACGCATGTCCAATATGGAAGAACCAGAAAGTAGAGACTCTTGGTGGAGTGAATTAAGACTTGAAATGAGATCCCATGCAAGAGCTCTGTCTTGTAATGTAATTTTGGGTTATTCAGAACATACTTCAAtatg tgaTGATGTTTGTGTATTGAGTGCAATGGGAACAGCTGCAGTTGTAAATCTTATGCCATCAGTAAATCCCGGTGGATATTTTTCTGGAATTTATCCCAATGTACCTCTTGCAGATATACCAGAACCTTTAATCTCAAGTACATAT tcaTGTAACAGTAGAACTCATAAACACTCTTCAAGTAATAGTCATGAAAAATTGGATTCCTTACCATGTTCTATCTGTCATATACCATATAATGAGCATAGTGTACCATTTTCTATGAATATGAAATATTGTTCTACGTGCAA ACGAAATAAAGTACCACATATACTTTTATCTTCATTGGAACCTATGGAAAGACTTACCATTCGAGGTACTGGAACATTATTGCAAACGTTTGTTTGTCGTAATAAACGTGAACTAAAAGGAGAGATGAATGCTAAAGAAATATCAGATGGCTTACCATTTCTTGAATATGAATTACATAGTcagttattgaataaattacgaGTAAAAGGAATGAATGCTATTTTTGGACTGAAA ATTCAAGTTTGTCTTGGCGAACGAGTGGTCTCTTTACATGCTACTGGTACTGCTATGTACATTACTTGTTTGCCTGAACCACCATTACCGTTAGTAAAAGCTGGTAAATCTTGGGCTCACCCAGATCAACAACAAGTATTGCGTGCTCAAAAACTACTAAACGATGCCGTGGTTAATAACAGACAACACTATCATCttattcaaaaa gaAGATGAATCTGAAAATATATCATCTAACAGTACTGGAAAAACTACTTTACCTGATATTAACTTAAGTTATGGAAATAGAGACACGTGTATTTTAGAA atggatGATGCAGAGGATTTAGATGTAGTATCTCAATTGTTAGAACCAACTCCGCCTGGTTCATTTTTACTGTCCAATACTGATGTTCTTCCTGGAACTGGTTCAGAAGTTTTCCCTATGGAACCAGTGTGTAATCTTCAAATGTTTACTCAAGTTTGGAGATCTAAAGCACATTACACCAATGGAAATTTTGACAAACAACTTCAACGAATGCTTCAA ggactattttttaaacttaggaGGATGACACCATGTGGACTGGGAAAACTATCATTTAAGATTGATATTCCAGAACCAGATGAATTGCAAATATCAATTGTTG gtatGGCATTAGGTCTTGGTGAATCTGATAAAACAACTgccaaacaaattttaaaacgaaGACAATTACCTTTAAAAGATTTTGAGCAAAAAACAG AAGAACTTATATTTAAGTTAGAAGAAGATGTTTCATTAGGACATGGGgaaaaaaaagtaagaaaatTTGAACGAGCACCTCGTCCAAATAGACTGTCTACACAT GCTGCTCCAAAAGACAGATACGGTGTGGATATTACACCAATGACTTATATACCTGGTGCCAAGATCGAACGATATTTaggaaatttaaacttttttttcatacgTGAAAGCACATGCATTAGAGAG agtGGTGGTCTAAGTGGCTTTGTTCATTGTTTTGTTGCTGAAGTAATGGCGATAGTACGTGCACATGTAACTGCACTTGGTGGAAATGCAATGGTTGCTTATTTTATGAATgaatgtattttgttaaataatcctCATAAAAATCAA gggCAGTGTCTTCTAAATGTTGGAGGTGATGTTGTTGAAGTATCATACTTTAATGAGGATtag
- the LOC132919488 gene encoding C2 domain-containing protein 5 isoform X1, translated as MPGKVKVRVLAGRNLPVMDRSSDTTDAYVEVKLGSTTYKTDVCRKSLNPQWNSDWYKFELDDIELQDEPLQIRIMDHDTYSANDAIGKVYFNLNPLLLPQPTVVQLSGQQILADTLISNQSQTTGGSVVSGWFPVFDTMHGIRGEVHIIIKVELFSDFNRFRQSSCGIQFFYSGAGITAHTEWVHGFVEELVVEDDPEYQWLDKIRTPRATNEARQTIFLKLSNEVQRRIGLKVLELGANAVIGYNQYFDLEGESGIVVRGIGTAVTLVRHLTLPSVNLNLQPTIDDLDFHNSFVQTDYTNHTSSFNNKNKKTYSIRKMSPQILKSNTVDFAELSSMKSLFDQEDMRTSKFKRQNRFLKAITFQNSQQKNKKKQMYSTSVESASSSSDHDRHYNTCNSALAFLAQATLDFNSSFDLPSESEETQPYNSRSQLTRQPSIDTNCSKLSLEYLFHPNDRGEKVVPDLILPSSSSLNSISDSTTESEMAIGFEISKLNVRDLSPCTSDNPTYYSDSSDSIGSDSVDIVSTNSESLFQKPNTPPLSRIVCTDRPNTPPISKIIHLSNIKPSLLSSHLTNVCASRSVSPYNSSSFSNSQSTILHNTPPLPMVSNSDVECIINKEPSLIKLEENVCPVFSDNITASECSSHAFNCDDRNIETAESPSKVTHLPMHRRSSDSEINNAPKGNSLAGSGSSTVSSHRSHGHTMFHRSILSKDTLDAMEYPFLTMTKYPPGFIVHLGGMVNAKSVKLLERMSNMEEPESRDSWWSELRLEMRSHARALSCNVILGYSEHTSICDDVCVLSAMGTAAVVNLMPSVNPGGYFSGIYPNVPLADIPEPLISSTYSCNSRTHKHSSSNSHEKLDSLPCSICHIPYNEHSVPFSMNMKYCSTCKRNKVPHILLSSLEPMERLTIRGTGTLLQTFVCRNKRELKGEMNAKEISDGLPFLEYELHSQLLNKLRVKGMNAIFGLKIQVCLGERVVSLHATGTAMYITCLPEPPLPLVKAGKSWAHPDQQQVLRAQKLLNDAVVNNRQHYHLIQKEDESENISSNSTGKTTLPDINLSYGNRDTCILEMDDAEDLDVVSQLLEPTPPGSFLLSNTDVLPGTGSEVFPMEPVCNLQMFTQVWRSKAHYTNGNFDKQLQRMLQGLFFKLRRMTPCGLGKLSFKIDIPEPDELQISIVGMALGLGESDKTTAKQILKRRQLPLKDFEQKTEELIFKLEEDVSLGHGEKKVRKFERAPRPNRLSTHAAPKDRYGVDITPMTYIPGAKIERYLGNLNFFFIRESTCIRESGGLSGFVHCFVAEVMAIVRAHVTALGGNAMVAYFMNECILLNNPHKNQGQCLLNVGGDVVEVSYFNED; from the exons AGGAAAAGTGAAAGTACGTGTATTGGCTGGCCGAAATTTACCAGTCATGGATCGGTCAAGTGATACTACTGATGCTTATGTTGAAGTTAAGCTTGGAAGCACAACATACAAGACTGATGTTTGTAGGAAGTCATTAAATCCTCAATGGAATTCTGACTGGTATAAATTTGAA TTAGATGATATAGAACTTCAAGATGAGCCTCTTCAAATTAGAATTATGGATCATGATACATATTCAGCTAATGATGCTATTGGAAaagtatactttaatttaaatccattactTTTGCCACAGCCAACAGTAGTTCAATTATCAGGTCAACAAATTTTAGCAGATACTTTGATTTCAAACCAGAGTCAGACTACAG gAGGTTCTGTGGTATCTGGATGGTTTCCTGTTTTTGATACAATGCATGGTATTCGAGGTGAAgtacatatcattataaaagtAGAACTATTTTCAGACTTTAATAGATTTCGTCAATCTTCATGtggaattcaatttttttact ctgGAGCAGGAATAACAGCACATACAGAATGGGTGCATGGCTTTGTTGAAGAATTAGTGGTTGAAGATGATCCTGAATATCAGTGGCTTGATAAAATTCGTACACCTCGTGCTACTAATGAAGCACGACAAACCATATTCCTAAAGCTTTCTAATGAAGTACAGAGACGTATAGGCTTAAAGGTTTTAGAACTTGGAGCAAATGCTGTCATTGG atacaatcaatattttgatttggaAGGAGAATCTGGAATTGTTGTTCGTGGTATTGGAACTGCAGTTACATTAGTGCGACATTTGACATTACCatcagtaaatttaaatttacagccAACAATTGACGa ttTGGATTTTCATAACTCATTTGTACAAACTGATTATACTAACCATACTAGttcatttaataacaaaaacaaaaaaacctaTTCTATCCGTAAAATGTCTCCTCAAATTCTAAAATCAAACACTGTAGATTTTGCTGAATTGTCTAGTATGAAAAGCTTATTTGATCAAGAAGATATGCgtacatcaaaatttaaaagacaaaatagatttttaaaagctATTACTTTCCAAAATTcacaacaaaaaaacaaaaaaaaacaaatgtactcTACTTCAGTAGAATCTGCTAGTTCATCATCAGATCATGATAGACATTATAATACTTGTAATTCGGCTTTAGCATTCTTAGCACAAGCTACTTTGGATTTTAATTCATCGTTTGACTTACCTTCAGAGTCTGAAGAAACACAACCTTACAATTCACGAAGTCAATTAACCAGACAACCTAGTATCGATACAAATTGTTCTAAATTATCTTTAGAATATTTGTTTCACCCTAATGATCGAGGTGAAAAAGTAGTACCTGATTTAATTTTACCTTCCTCTAGTTCGTTAAATTCGATTTCTGATTCTACAACTGAGTCAGAAATGGCTATCGGGTTTGAAATATCAAAACTTAATGTACGAGATTTATCTCCTTGTACATCTGATAATCCTACTTATTACTCAGACTCTTCAGACTCAATTGGTTCAGATTCAGTTGATATTGTGAGCACAAATTCAGAATCTTTATTTCAAAAGCCAAATACTCCTCCATTATCAAGAATAGTGTGTACAGACAGACCCAATACACCTCcgatttctaaaattattcatCTAAGCAACATTAAACCAAGTTTACTTAGTAGTCATTTAACAAATGTATGTGCATCCAGAAGCGTGTCACCTTATAACTCTAGTAGTTTTAGTAATTCACAGAGTACAATTTTACACAACACGCCACCTTTGCCAATGGTTTCTAATTCTGATGTAGAATGTATAATTAACAAAGAACCCAGCTTAATAAAACTCGAAGAAAATGTTTGTCCTGTTTTCTCTGATAATATAACTGCATCCGAGTGTTCTTCGCATGCTTTTAACTGTGATGACAGGAACATTGAAACAGCCGAGTCACCTAGCAAAGTCACACACCTTCCAATGCATCGAAGGTCATCAGACTCAGAAATCAATAATGCACCAAAAG gtaaCAGTTTGGCGGGAAGTGGAAGTTCAACTGTTAGTTCACATCGATCACATGGACATACAATGTTTCATCGCTCAATTTTAAGCAAAGATACTTTGGATGCAATGGAATATCCATTTCTTACAATGACCAAATATCCTCCTGGTTTTATTGTTCATTTAG gtgGTATGGTAAATGCCAAATCGGTTAAACTACTTGAACGCATGTCCAATATGGAAGAACCAGAAAGTAGAGACTCTTGGTGGAGTGAATTAAGACTTGAAATGAGATCCCATGCAAGAGCTCTGTCTTGTAATGTAATTTTGGGTTATTCAGAACATACTTCAAtatg tgaTGATGTTTGTGTATTGAGTGCAATGGGAACAGCTGCAGTTGTAAATCTTATGCCATCAGTAAATCCCGGTGGATATTTTTCTGGAATTTATCCCAATGTACCTCTTGCAGATATACCAGAACCTTTAATCTCAAGTACATAT tcaTGTAACAGTAGAACTCATAAACACTCTTCAAGTAATAGTCATGAAAAATTGGATTCCTTACCATGTTCTATCTGTCATATACCATATAATGAGCATAGTGTACCATTTTCTATGAATATGAAATATTGTTCTACGTGCAA ACGAAATAAAGTACCACATATACTTTTATCTTCATTGGAACCTATGGAAAGACTTACCATTCGAGGTACTGGAACATTATTGCAAACGTTTGTTTGTCGTAATAAACGTGAACTAAAAGGAGAGATGAATGCTAAAGAAATATCAGATGGCTTACCATTTCTTGAATATGAATTACATAGTcagttattgaataaattacgaGTAAAAGGAATGAATGCTATTTTTGGACTGAAA ATTCAAGTTTGTCTTGGCGAACGAGTGGTCTCTTTACATGCTACTGGTACTGCTATGTACATTACTTGTTTGCCTGAACCACCATTACCGTTAGTAAAAGCTGGTAAATCTTGGGCTCACCCAGATCAACAACAAGTATTGCGTGCTCAAAAACTACTAAACGATGCCGTGGTTAATAACAGACAACACTATCATCttattcaaaaa gaAGATGAATCTGAAAATATATCATCTAACAGTACTGGAAAAACTACTTTACCTGATATTAACTTAAGTTATGGAAATAGAGACACGTGTATTTTAGAA atggatGATGCAGAGGATTTAGATGTAGTATCTCAATTGTTAGAACCAACTCCGCCTGGTTCATTTTTACTGTCCAATACTGATGTTCTTCCTGGAACTGGTTCAGAAGTTTTCCCTATGGAACCAGTGTGTAATCTTCAAATGTTTACTCAAGTTTGGAGATCTAAAGCACATTACACCAATGGAAATTTTGACAAACAACTTCAACGAATGCTTCAA ggactattttttaaacttaggaGGATGACACCATGTGGACTGGGAAAACTATCATTTAAGATTGATATTCCAGAACCAGATGAATTGCAAATATCAATTGTTG gtatGGCATTAGGTCTTGGTGAATCTGATAAAACAACTgccaaacaaattttaaaacgaaGACAATTACCTTTAAAAGATTTTGAGCAAAAAACAG AAGAACTTATATTTAAGTTAGAAGAAGATGTTTCATTAGGACATGGGgaaaaaaaagtaagaaaatTTGAACGAGCACCTCGTCCAAATAGACTGTCTACACAT GCTGCTCCAAAAGACAGATACGGTGTGGATATTACACCAATGACTTATATACCTGGTGCCAAGATCGAACGATATTTaggaaatttaaacttttttttcatacgTGAAAGCACATGCATTAGAGAG agtGGTGGTCTAAGTGGCTTTGTTCATTGTTTTGTTGCTGAAGTAATGGCGATAGTACGTGCACATGTAACTGCACTTGGTGGAAATGCAATGGTTGCTTATTTTATGAATgaatgtattttgttaaataatcctCATAAAAATCAA gggCAGTGTCTTCTAAATGTTGGAGGTGATGTTGTTGAAGTATCATACTTTAATGAGGATtag
- the LOC132919488 gene encoding C2 domain-containing protein 5 isoform X4, whose translation MPGKVKVRVLAGRNLPVMDRSSDTTDAYVEVKLGSTTYKTDVCRKSLNPQWNSDWYKFELDDIELQDEPLQIRIMDHDTYSANDAIGKVYFNLNPLLLPQPTVVQLSGQQILADTLISNQSQTTGGSVVSGWFPVFDTMHGIRGEVHIIIKVELFSDFNRFRQSSCGIQFFYSGAGITAHTEWVHGFVEELVVEDDPEYQWLDKIRTPRATNEARQTIFLKLSNEVQRRIGLKVLELGANAVIGYNQYFDLEGESGIVVRGIGTAVTLVRHLTLPSVNLNLQPTIDDNSQSTILHNTPPLPMVSNSDVECIINKEPSLIKLEENVCPVFSDNITASECSSHAFNCDDRNIETAESPSKVTHLPMHRRSSDSEINNAPKGNSLAGSGSSTVSSHRSHGHTMFHRSILSKDTLDAMEYPFLTMTKYPPGFIVHLGGMVNAKSVKLLERMSNMEEPESRDSWWSELRLEMRSHARALSCNVILGYSEHTSICDDVCVLSAMGTAAVVNLMPSVNPGGYFSGIYPNVPLADIPEPLISSTYSCNSRTHKHSSSNSHEKLDSLPCSICHIPYNEHSVPFSMNMKYCSTCKRNKVPHILLSSLEPMERLTIRGTGTLLQTFVCRNKRELKGEMNAKEISDGLPFLEYELHSQLLNKLRVKGMNAIFGLKIQVCLGERVVSLHATGTAMYITCLPEPPLPLVKAGKSWAHPDQQQVLRAQKLLNDAVVNNRQHYHLIQKEDESENISSNSTGKTTLPDINLSYGNRDTCILEMDDAEDLDVVSQLLEPTPPGSFLLSNTDVLPGTGSEVFPMEPVCNLQMFTQVWRSKAHYTNGNFDKQLQRMLQGLFFKLRRMTPCGLGKLSFKIDIPEPDELQISIVGMALGLGESDKTTAKQILKRRQLPLKDFEQKTEELIFKLEEDVSLGHGEKKVRKFERAPRPNRLSTHAAPKDRYGVDITPMTYIPGAKIERYLGNLNFFFIRESTCIRESGGLSGFVHCFVAEVMAIVRAHVTALGGNAMVAYFMNECILLNNPHKNQGQCLLNVGGDVVEVSYFNED comes from the exons AGGAAAAGTGAAAGTACGTGTATTGGCTGGCCGAAATTTACCAGTCATGGATCGGTCAAGTGATACTACTGATGCTTATGTTGAAGTTAAGCTTGGAAGCACAACATACAAGACTGATGTTTGTAGGAAGTCATTAAATCCTCAATGGAATTCTGACTGGTATAAATTTGAA TTAGATGATATAGAACTTCAAGATGAGCCTCTTCAAATTAGAATTATGGATCATGATACATATTCAGCTAATGATGCTATTGGAAaagtatactttaatttaaatccattactTTTGCCACAGCCAACAGTAGTTCAATTATCAGGTCAACAAATTTTAGCAGATACTTTGATTTCAAACCAGAGTCAGACTACAG gAGGTTCTGTGGTATCTGGATGGTTTCCTGTTTTTGATACAATGCATGGTATTCGAGGTGAAgtacatatcattataaaagtAGAACTATTTTCAGACTTTAATAGATTTCGTCAATCTTCATGtggaattcaatttttttact ctgGAGCAGGAATAACAGCACATACAGAATGGGTGCATGGCTTTGTTGAAGAATTAGTGGTTGAAGATGATCCTGAATATCAGTGGCTTGATAAAATTCGTACACCTCGTGCTACTAATGAAGCACGACAAACCATATTCCTAAAGCTTTCTAATGAAGTACAGAGACGTATAGGCTTAAAGGTTTTAGAACTTGGAGCAAATGCTGTCATTGG atacaatcaatattttgatttggaAGGAGAATCTGGAATTGTTGTTCGTGGTATTGGAACTGCAGTTACATTAGTGCGACATTTGACATTACCatcagtaaatttaaatttacagccAACAATTGACGa TAATTCACAGAGTACAATTTTACACAACACGCCACCTTTGCCAATGGTTTCTAATTCTGATGTAGAATGTATAATTAACAAAGAACCCAGCTTAATAAAACTCGAAGAAAATGTTTGTCCTGTTTTCTCTGATAATATAACTGCATCCGAGTGTTCTTCGCATGCTTTTAACTGTGATGACAGGAACATTGAAACAGCCGAGTCACCTAGCAAAGTCACACACCTTCCAATGCATCGAAGGTCATCAGACTCAGAAATCAATAATGCACCAAAAG gtaaCAGTTTGGCGGGAAGTGGAAGTTCAACTGTTAGTTCACATCGATCACATGGACATACAATGTTTCATCGCTCAATTTTAAGCAAAGATACTTTGGATGCAATGGAATATCCATTTCTTACAATGACCAAATATCCTCCTGGTTTTATTGTTCATTTAG gtgGTATGGTAAATGCCAAATCGGTTAAACTACTTGAACGCATGTCCAATATGGAAGAACCAGAAAGTAGAGACTCTTGGTGGAGTGAATTAAGACTTGAAATGAGATCCCATGCAAGAGCTCTGTCTTGTAATGTAATTTTGGGTTATTCAGAACATACTTCAAtatg tgaTGATGTTTGTGTATTGAGTGCAATGGGAACAGCTGCAGTTGTAAATCTTATGCCATCAGTAAATCCCGGTGGATATTTTTCTGGAATTTATCCCAATGTACCTCTTGCAGATATACCAGAACCTTTAATCTCAAGTACATAT tcaTGTAACAGTAGAACTCATAAACACTCTTCAAGTAATAGTCATGAAAAATTGGATTCCTTACCATGTTCTATCTGTCATATACCATATAATGAGCATAGTGTACCATTTTCTATGAATATGAAATATTGTTCTACGTGCAA ACGAAATAAAGTACCACATATACTTTTATCTTCATTGGAACCTATGGAAAGACTTACCATTCGAGGTACTGGAACATTATTGCAAACGTTTGTTTGTCGTAATAAACGTGAACTAAAAGGAGAGATGAATGCTAAAGAAATATCAGATGGCTTACCATTTCTTGAATATGAATTACATAGTcagttattgaataaattacgaGTAAAAGGAATGAATGCTATTTTTGGACTGAAA ATTCAAGTTTGTCTTGGCGAACGAGTGGTCTCTTTACATGCTACTGGTACTGCTATGTACATTACTTGTTTGCCTGAACCACCATTACCGTTAGTAAAAGCTGGTAAATCTTGGGCTCACCCAGATCAACAACAAGTATTGCGTGCTCAAAAACTACTAAACGATGCCGTGGTTAATAACAGACAACACTATCATCttattcaaaaa gaAGATGAATCTGAAAATATATCATCTAACAGTACTGGAAAAACTACTTTACCTGATATTAACTTAAGTTATGGAAATAGAGACACGTGTATTTTAGAA atggatGATGCAGAGGATTTAGATGTAGTATCTCAATTGTTAGAACCAACTCCGCCTGGTTCATTTTTACTGTCCAATACTGATGTTCTTCCTGGAACTGGTTCAGAAGTTTTCCCTATGGAACCAGTGTGTAATCTTCAAATGTTTACTCAAGTTTGGAGATCTAAAGCACATTACACCAATGGAAATTTTGACAAACAACTTCAACGAATGCTTCAA ggactattttttaaacttaggaGGATGACACCATGTGGACTGGGAAAACTATCATTTAAGATTGATATTCCAGAACCAGATGAATTGCAAATATCAATTGTTG gtatGGCATTAGGTCTTGGTGAATCTGATAAAACAACTgccaaacaaattttaaaacgaaGACAATTACCTTTAAAAGATTTTGAGCAAAAAACAG AAGAACTTATATTTAAGTTAGAAGAAGATGTTTCATTAGGACATGGGgaaaaaaaagtaagaaaatTTGAACGAGCACCTCGTCCAAATAGACTGTCTACACAT GCTGCTCCAAAAGACAGATACGGTGTGGATATTACACCAATGACTTATATACCTGGTGCCAAGATCGAACGATATTTaggaaatttaaacttttttttcatacgTGAAAGCACATGCATTAGAGAG agtGGTGGTCTAAGTGGCTTTGTTCATTGTTTTGTTGCTGAAGTAATGGCGATAGTACGTGCACATGTAACTGCACTTGGTGGAAATGCAATGGTTGCTTATTTTATGAATgaatgtattttgttaaataatcctCATAAAAATCAA gggCAGTGTCTTCTAAATGTTGGAGGTGATGTTGTTGAAGTATCATACTTTAATGAGGATtag